A single window of Gossypium arboreum isolate Shixiya-1 chromosome 13, ASM2569848v2, whole genome shotgun sequence DNA harbors:
- the LOC108485975 gene encoding PHD finger-like domain-containing protein 5A, whose translation MAKHHPDLIMCRKQTGIAIGRLCEKHDGKCVVCDSLVHPCTLVRVCDECNYGSFQSKCVICGGVGISDAYYCKECTQLERDRDGCPKIVNLGSAKTDLYYERKKYGFKKR comes from the coding sequence ATGGCCAAGCATCACCCCGATTTGATCATGTGCCGGAAGCAGACCGGTATTGCGATAGGACGACTGTGCGAGAAACATGATGGAAAATGCGTAGTTTGCGACTCCCTCGTTCATCCTTGCACGCTTGTTCGGGTCTGCGATGAATGCAACTATGGCTCGTTTCAAAGTAAGTGTGTTATCTGTGGAGGTGTAGGAATATCCGATGCATATTACTGTAAAGAGTGTACACAACTAGAAAGAGACCGAGATGGTTGTCCCAAAATCGTTAACCTCGGGAGTGCTAAAACCGACTTGTACTACGAGCGTAAGAAATATGGTTTTAAGAAACGATGA
- the LOC108485974 gene encoding PHD finger-like domain-containing protein 5A → MAKHQPDLIMCRKLPGIAIGRLCEKHDGKCVICNSLVHPSTLVRICDECSYGLFRHKCVICGDVGISDAYYCKECTQLEKDRDGCPKIVNFGSTKTDLYYKHKKYDFKKR, encoded by the coding sequence ATGGCCAAGCATCAGCCGGATTTGATCATGTGCCGGAAGCTGCCTGGTATTGCGATAGGACGACTGTGCGAGAAACATGATGGAAAATGCGTAATCTGCAACTCCCTCGTTCATCCTAGCACGCTTGTCCGGATCTGCGATGAATGCAGCTATGGCTTGTTTCGACATAAGTGTGTTATCTGTGGAGATGTAGGAATATCCGATGCATATTACTGTAAAGAGTGTACACAACTAGAAAAAGACCGAGATGGTTGTCCCAAAATCGTTAACTTCGGGAGTACTAAAACCGACTTGTACTACAAGCATAAGAAATATGATTTTAAGAAACGATGA